A stretch of the Carassius carassius chromosome 6, fCarCar2.1, whole genome shotgun sequence genome encodes the following:
- the LOC132141943 gene encoding B- and T-lymphocyte attenuator-like, with amino-acid sequence MIILATILILMCVSVIGTTNGSEMNCISVIRVPRNTVFRAPVMTKLKINCTITLEGCHRIPRVSWCKLNGSKSCKAFNYSHHIKTDLKSMKEHEWMAFLFFLNISMEDTGSYRCKVGDTSISHAINVTVTDKNENEVSSNQSNTRDLNLGQKDYRQWVWPYLYICSGIAGLVFIVMTVTFFYVIRHQGRKSTRKDKANKNQYMESQRKDLLLPPCLYLNSDLLTSVVYRV; translated from the exons ATG ATTATCCTGGCCACTATTCTGATATTGATGTGTGTCAGTGTCATTGGCACCACAAACG GGTCTGAGATGAATTGTATTTCAGTGATCAGAGTGCCACGAAACACAGTGTTTAGAGCTCCAGTTATGACCAAGTTGAAGATAAACTGTACTATAACTCTAGAAGGATGTCACAGGATCCCAAGAGTCTCATGGTGCAAACTCAATGGAAGTAAAAGCTGTAAAGCTTTTAATTACTCACATCACATAAAAACTGATTTGAAGAGCATGAAAGAACATGAATGGATGGCTTTCCTGTTTTTCCTGAACATCTCAATGGAGGACACAGGTTCCTACAGATGTAAAGTTGGTGACACATCTATATCTCATGCTATTAATGTCACTGTGACAG ATAAAAATGAGAACGAGGTGTCAAGCAATCAAAGCAACACAC GTGATCTGAATCTAGGTCAAAAGGATTATCGTCAGTGGGTCTGGCCGTATCTGTACATCTGCAGTGGAATAGCAGGGCTGGTCTTCATAGTTATGActgtaacatttttttatgtcattagaCACCAAG GAAGAAAATCTACAAGAAAAGATAAGGCAAATAAAAATCAG TACATGGAATCACAAAGAAAAGACCTGCTTCTTCCTCCCTGTCTCTATCTTAACTCAGACCTGCTGACATCCGTTGTATACCGTGTTTAA